The following proteins are encoded in a genomic region of Leptospira kirschneri serovar Cynopteri str. 3522 CT:
- a CDS encoding ParA family protein, producing MIVVSIANQKGGEGKTTTSLNLSMGLARRGKKTLLVDIDPQANSTGIFTNPESLEKSMHGVFNSRMTIKEIMIKTRQPDLFLAPSKMNLAEVETLSGSSVDAPYILRDSLQGLDGIDFCIIDCPPSLSIFTINALVSSNYVLIPLQAEKFSVDGIVGLQQTITSIKKRINPNLEILGALVTQLKPQTLLTKTIVPVLTKYFRIFETSISDGVAVGESHLAKKSVFEYNKTSKQAQEYEGFIEEFLNELKK from the coding sequence ATGATAGTCGTATCTATAGCAAATCAAAAAGGTGGAGAAGGCAAAACTACAACTTCCCTCAACTTATCTATGGGGCTGGCGAGAAGAGGGAAAAAAACCCTACTCGTTGACATAGATCCCCAGGCAAATTCAACGGGCATCTTTACCAATCCGGAAAGTTTAGAGAAATCTATGCACGGAGTTTTCAACTCAAGAATGACAATCAAAGAAATCATGATAAAAACGAGACAACCAGATCTCTTTTTAGCACCTTCTAAAATGAATCTTGCCGAAGTGGAAACACTTTCTGGAAGCTCAGTAGACGCGCCTTATATCTTAAGAGACTCATTACAAGGATTAGACGGAATAGATTTTTGTATCATAGACTGTCCACCTAGTTTATCCATTTTTACGATCAACGCGCTCGTCAGCTCCAACTATGTACTGATCCCACTTCAGGCTGAAAAATTTTCGGTCGATGGAATTGTAGGACTCCAACAAACAATCACTAGCATTAAAAAAAGAATTAATCCAAATTTAGAAATTTTAGGAGCCTTAGTTACACAACTCAAACCCCAGACCTTATTGACAAAAACAATTGTCCCCGTTTTGACAAAATATTTTCGAATTTTTGAAACGAGCATTTCAGACGGAGTAGCAGTCGGAGAATCTCATTTAGCTAAAAAATCAGTATTTGAGTATAACAAAACAAGCAAACAAGCCCAAGAATACGAAGGATTTATAGAGGAGTTTTTAAATGAGCTCAAAAAGTAA
- a CDS encoding helix-turn-helix domain-containing protein codes for MLNFKHLSFVHPSLFNLFFSDSSSSKSKKEDFSNVLDEWIRFSNGVCGVLTLSFDKGKSLEEIASVGYDEDGFFYSFLSRSTGNLDKLNSSSDFFPFWFSSSEHDLFHPNSVGCLVGAIRGDSFLEGFFLVEFLEKPSDAIITLWALLSKVISDNSRSNISVLRARSSVRTDFKKENVGEFLAEACGILPLPDWLKNKSSWVRISGLPGSGKKTLGKWLHRNLSPEKGILVIGFLPEQISKLEKSLDEWIRMTDSGSILIEGTEKFSSIHQKFFFKLLSERAIDYRLIFTETQGAESFEIFKPFREFLLQKTIFIPSLDSFHSPQMNSLIQLILEELKVSMGREDLRLSEKNLQKILKMNFDRNLSSLRNLLEESILSSSGSEIEILDRKEIRDRVLTIPDSEDLDLRTAVEAVERQKILLAQKLFGGNQIRMARALGISRGSLQYKLKQLEIG; via the coding sequence ATGCTTAATTTTAAACATCTTTCTTTTGTGCACCCGTCTTTATTCAATCTATTCTTTTCTGATTCTTCTTCCTCTAAAAGTAAAAAGGAAGATTTTTCAAATGTTTTGGATGAATGGATCCGTTTTTCCAACGGAGTTTGTGGGGTTCTTACTCTGAGTTTTGATAAAGGTAAATCCTTGGAAGAAATTGCCAGCGTTGGTTATGACGAAGATGGCTTTTTTTATTCTTTTTTATCTAGGTCTACTGGAAATTTGGATAAACTTAATTCGAGTTCTGATTTTTTCCCATTTTGGTTTTCTTCTTCTGAACATGATCTTTTTCATCCTAACTCTGTGGGCTGTTTGGTTGGCGCTATTCGAGGTGATTCTTTTTTAGAAGGTTTCTTTTTGGTCGAATTTTTAGAAAAACCTTCTGACGCAATCATTACACTTTGGGCTTTACTTTCAAAAGTAATCTCTGATAATTCTCGTTCGAATATTTCTGTTTTGCGTGCTCGTTCTTCGGTTCGTACCGATTTTAAAAAAGAGAACGTTGGGGAATTTTTAGCTGAAGCGTGTGGGATTTTGCCTTTGCCGGATTGGCTTAAAAATAAAAGTTCTTGGGTTAGAATTTCGGGTCTTCCTGGTTCTGGAAAAAAGACTTTGGGTAAATGGTTACATCGAAATCTCAGTCCGGAAAAAGGAATTTTGGTCATTGGTTTTTTACCAGAACAGATTTCTAAATTGGAAAAGTCTTTGGACGAATGGATTCGTATGACTGATTCCGGTTCTATTTTAATCGAAGGTACCGAAAAATTTTCTTCGATTCATCAAAAGTTTTTTTTCAAACTTCTTTCTGAAAGGGCTATTGATTATAGATTAATTTTTACGGAAACTCAGGGCGCTGAATCTTTCGAAATTTTCAAACCTTTTCGGGAATTTTTGCTGCAGAAAACGATTTTTATTCCTAGTTTAGATTCGTTTCATTCTCCACAAATGAATTCTTTAATTCAATTGATTTTAGAAGAATTAAAAGTATCTATGGGTCGCGAAGATCTTAGATTGTCGGAGAAAAATTTGCAAAAGATTCTTAAAATGAATTTTGATAGAAATCTTTCTAGCTTGCGTAATCTTTTAGAAGAATCTATTTTGAGTTCTTCCGGTTCAGAAATTGAAATTTTAGACCGAAAAGAAATTCGAGATAGGGTTTTAACGATTCCGGACTCTGAGGATCTCGACCTCCGAACTGCGGTGGAAGCTGTCGAAAGGCAGAAAATTCTTCTGGCTCAAAAATTATTCGGTGGAAATCAGATTCGAATGGCGCGTGCCCTCGGTATTTCCAGAGGGTCTTTGCAGTACAAACTTAAACAATTGGAGATTGGTTAA
- a CDS encoding phosphatidylinositol phospholipase codes for MASKVKRSSFQKLLNAMKKMSLEVNDYEICRRLETIMMTSKEDLSQVVVKSLLDNPLDFDPKTLPEPYGQYIRHFVYMVKRNKKQGIDTNFDSPINSTKSSEKQTTELLKTPFKKEGSKKASKR; via the coding sequence ATGGCTTCCAAAGTGAAACGATCTTCTTTTCAGAAATTGCTAAACGCGATGAAAAAGATGTCTCTTGAAGTGAACGATTATGAGATTTGCAGACGTTTAGAAACGATTATGATGACGAGTAAAGAAGATCTAAGCCAAGTTGTTGTAAAATCTCTTTTGGACAATCCTTTGGACTTTGATCCAAAAACGTTGCCTGAACCTTATGGACAGTATATTCGACATTTTGTATATATGGTTAAAAGAAATAAAAAACAAGGTATCGATACAAATTTTGATTCACCAATAAATAGTACTAAATCTTCTGAAAAACAAACAACCGAACTATTAAAAACACCTTTCAAAAAAGAAGGGTCTAAAAAAGCCTCAAAACGTTAA
- a CDS encoding MBOAT family O-acyltransferase, translated as MNFTTPQYFLFFVIVCCIRWIFTWIFPKKKSIVLYFLLCVSYFFYFSWDYRFGTLILFTTVLDYSVGMALNFQETHSKRKLLLILSLFGNLSVLGFFKYFHFFTDSFLILFHSLGWEFSAPSLKVVLPVGISFYTFQSLSYSIDVYRKQIPAEKNFFHYALFLSFFPQLVAGPIVSARILLPALRNMFSWKYVPIREGLWLILSGLVKKAVIADRISTISDFVYQFPESVSTLLAWMGVVSYSIQIYCDFSGYTDIAIGSALLLGVRLPENFKLPYTATSFSDFWRRWHISLSGWLREYLYIPLGGNRISNLITYRNLLITMILGGLWHGASWNFIVWGFLHGVFLILEKCVQDLIDLSWKEDSFLIRGIKLVYQIFVILSICLIWIFFRSKTFSGSIELLKTLFSFRGGIEPTYTMQNQFLTIFFFVFLATWIGKKEELYGVFSRFRENLSWVLFSFVSVLGFMIAVVLTAESKPFLYFVF; from the coding sequence ATGAATTTTACTACTCCGCAATACTTTCTGTTTTTTGTAATCGTTTGTTGTATTCGATGGATTTTTACTTGGATCTTTCCGAAAAAAAAATCTATTGTTCTTTATTTTTTACTTTGTGTCAGTTATTTCTTTTATTTTTCCTGGGACTATCGATTTGGAACTTTGATTCTTTTTACTACGGTTTTGGATTATTCCGTGGGAATGGCTTTGAATTTTCAAGAAACACATTCAAAACGAAAACTTCTTCTTATTCTTTCCTTATTTGGAAATCTTTCCGTTTTAGGTTTTTTTAAATACTTTCATTTTTTTACTGATTCGTTTTTGATTTTGTTTCATTCTTTAGGCTGGGAGTTTTCCGCGCCGAGTTTAAAGGTAGTTTTACCGGTTGGGATTTCGTTTTATACGTTTCAATCGTTGAGTTATTCGATAGACGTTTATAGAAAACAAATTCCGGCGGAAAAAAATTTTTTCCATTATGCGCTATTTCTTTCTTTTTTCCCTCAACTTGTCGCCGGTCCGATCGTTTCCGCGAGAATCCTTTTGCCTGCTTTGCGAAATATGTTTTCTTGGAAATACGTTCCTATTCGAGAAGGACTTTGGTTGATTCTTTCGGGTCTTGTAAAGAAGGCTGTGATAGCGGATAGAATCTCCACCATTTCCGACTTCGTTTATCAATTTCCGGAATCGGTTTCCACTCTCTTGGCTTGGATGGGAGTTGTCTCTTATTCTATTCAGATCTACTGCGATTTTTCCGGTTATACGGACATCGCGATCGGTTCGGCTCTTCTGTTAGGTGTTCGTTTACCTGAAAATTTTAAACTTCCTTACACCGCCACGAGCTTTTCGGATTTTTGGAGGAGATGGCATATTTCTCTTTCAGGTTGGCTTAGAGAATATCTTTACATTCCTCTCGGAGGAAATCGTATCTCGAATCTTATTACGTATCGAAATCTTTTGATTACTATGATTTTGGGCGGACTCTGGCACGGTGCGAGTTGGAATTTTATAGTCTGGGGTTTTTTACATGGAGTTTTTCTTATTTTGGAAAAATGTGTGCAAGACTTGATTGATCTTTCTTGGAAAGAAGATTCTTTTTTAATCCGCGGTATCAAATTAGTATATCAGATTTTTGTGATTCTTTCCATTTGTTTGATTTGGATCTTTTTTAGATCAAAAACTTTTTCTGGATCGATTGAACTTTTGAAAACTCTATTTTCATTTCGTGGTGGTATTGAACCCACTTATACCATGCAGAATCAGTTTTTGACAATTTTTTTCTTTGTGTTTTTGGCTACTTGGATTGGAAAAAAAGAGGAATTATACGGGGTTTTTTCTCGTTTTAGAGAGAACCTGTCTTGGGTTCTATTTTCTTTTGTAAGCGTTTTAGGTTTTATGATAGCTGTGGTTTTAACCGCGGAATCAAAGCCGTTTCTCTATTTTGTTTTCTAA
- the asd gene encoding aspartate-semialdehyde dehydrogenase, with protein sequence MSRVKVAVLGATGSVGQRFIQLLDHHPFFEVTHLCASENSAGKTYGEVMKTRWKISSDIPAYAKNLVITTPDPAKMKEVVLAFSGLDSNIAGEVEKNYANAGIHIISNSKNHRMDPTVPILSAEVNSSHLEVLTSQKTKGKIITNSNCTIMGVTISLKPLLDRFGIESVMLFSMQAISGAGYPGVPTMDILGNVIPHIGGEEEKAEIEPLKCLGKVENGKILHADFSISAHCNRVPVFDGHTVCVSVQFKKKPSREEIISSWKEFSGEPQTLGLPLAPNPVIFYREEDDRPQPRLDLDTGKGMTTVIGRLRPDPIFDWKYVVLSHNTIRGAAGAALLNAELLYKKNFLG encoded by the coding sequence ATGAGTAGGGTCAAAGTTGCCGTTTTAGGCGCCACCGGTTCCGTTGGTCAGAGATTCATTCAATTGTTGGATCATCATCCTTTTTTCGAAGTTACGCACCTTTGTGCTTCCGAGAATAGTGCCGGTAAAACATACGGTGAAGTAATGAAAACTCGGTGGAAAATCTCTTCCGATATTCCTGCTTATGCTAAAAATTTAGTAATCACTACTCCCGATCCCGCTAAAATGAAAGAAGTTGTATTAGCCTTTTCTGGTTTAGATTCTAACATCGCAGGCGAGGTGGAAAAAAATTATGCGAACGCCGGCATTCATATCATTTCCAATTCTAAAAATCATAGGATGGATCCGACGGTTCCGATTCTTTCTGCAGAAGTGAACTCCTCTCATCTGGAAGTTTTAACTTCTCAAAAAACAAAAGGTAAAATTATTACCAATTCAAACTGTACGATCATGGGCGTTACAATTTCTCTCAAACCTCTTTTGGATCGTTTTGGAATTGAGTCCGTTATGCTCTTTTCTATGCAGGCGATCAGCGGCGCTGGTTATCCTGGAGTTCCAACGATGGATATTTTAGGAAACGTAATTCCTCATATCGGAGGTGAAGAAGAAAAAGCGGAGATAGAACCTCTTAAATGTTTAGGTAAGGTTGAAAATGGAAAAATTTTACACGCCGATTTTTCAATTTCCGCACATTGTAATCGTGTCCCCGTTTTTGACGGTCATACGGTTTGTGTTTCCGTTCAATTTAAAAAGAAACCTTCTAGGGAAGAAATTATTTCCTCCTGGAAAGAATTTTCCGGAGAACCGCAGACGTTAGGCCTTCCTTTAGCTCCAAATCCAGTCATTTTCTACAGAGAAGAAGATGATAGACCACAACCTAGACTAGATCTGGATACGGGTAAGGGAATGACTACAGTGATAGGTCGTCTTAGACCGGATCCTATTTTCGATTGGAAATATGTCGTTTTAAGTCACAATACAATTCGAGGAGCGGCGGGTGCTGCATTATTAAATGCAGAACTTCTTTACAAAAAAAATTTCTTAGGATAA
- the pyk gene encoding pyruvate kinase — protein sequence MKSESSVFRKTKIICTIGPATSDKKMIQALAEAGMNVARLNMSHGNHDFHRSIIRNIKSLNKDVLKNPIAILLDTQGPEIRTGDLQVDHLDLKVGETFTFHIIPGEESEEQSVFVNYKDIVKDLKVGDPVTVDNGLINLVVEEINDSALKCKVLDGGRLGSRKHINLPGIRVNLPSITPKDHKDILFGLEEDVDFIALSFVRSVEDINQLKQIIEENDGHAQIIAKIEDQEAVRNMKEIVEAADGVMVARGDLGVEVPIEELPILQRAIIKECALKGKRVIVATHLLESMIHNPSPTRAEVTDVANAIYEEADAIMLSGETAAGKFPIRCVEMMDKIAQRVEKTGGVDYVKDKIPQDKKEQMARAAAKLADSLKCPAIIVITRRGTTALNVAGFHPHYPLIYAFTNMTTVRRKLWLTRGVIPHRIDFSKDPEKTIRLAIETLKKTGRIEDGDQVVILSDIIAGEDRVETIQIREVKTYFNSEVEKL from the coding sequence ATGAAGAGCGAATCCTCCGTTTTTAGAAAAACCAAAATCATCTGTACAATTGGTCCTGCGACCTCGGATAAAAAAATGATTCAGGCTCTTGCCGAAGCCGGAATGAACGTAGCACGTTTGAACATGTCCCACGGAAACCACGACTTTCATAGAAGTATCATTCGTAATATTAAGTCTCTCAATAAGGACGTGTTGAAAAATCCGATCGCGATTTTACTCGATACACAAGGACCGGAAATTCGAACTGGAGATCTTCAAGTGGATCATCTGGATTTAAAAGTAGGTGAAACCTTTACGTTTCATATCATTCCGGGAGAAGAATCTGAAGAACAATCCGTATTTGTAAACTATAAGGATATAGTTAAGGACTTAAAAGTAGGAGACCCAGTAACCGTAGATAATGGTTTGATCAATCTTGTAGTAGAAGAAATCAATGATTCCGCTCTCAAGTGTAAGGTGTTAGACGGTGGAAGACTGGGTTCTAGAAAACACATCAATCTTCCGGGAATTCGGGTCAATCTTCCCTCGATCACTCCAAAGGATCATAAGGATATTCTGTTCGGATTAGAAGAAGACGTGGATTTTATCGCACTCTCTTTTGTTCGTTCTGTGGAAGACATCAATCAGTTAAAACAAATTATAGAAGAGAATGATGGGCACGCGCAGATCATCGCAAAGATAGAAGATCAAGAAGCAGTGCGGAATATGAAAGAAATTGTGGAAGCCGCGGACGGAGTGATGGTTGCAAGAGGAGACTTGGGGGTCGAAGTTCCGATTGAAGAATTGCCGATTTTACAAAGAGCCATCATTAAAGAATGTGCTCTCAAAGGAAAAAGGGTGATCGTAGCGACTCACCTCTTGGAATCTATGATCCATAATCCTTCGCCTACGAGGGCGGAGGTGACCGACGTTGCCAACGCGATTTATGAAGAAGCGGATGCGATTATGCTTTCGGGAGAAACCGCAGCAGGTAAGTTCCCGATTCGTTGTGTGGAAATGATGGATAAGATCGCACAACGTGTGGAAAAAACCGGCGGTGTGGATTACGTTAAAGATAAAATTCCACAGGATAAAAAAGAACAGATGGCAAGGGCGGCGGCTAAACTTGCAGATTCTCTAAAGTGTCCTGCGATTATAGTGATTACAAGAAGGGGGACCACCGCGTTGAACGTGGCCGGTTTTCATCCTCATTATCCTTTGATTTATGCGTTTACGAATATGACCACTGTTAGGCGAAAGCTCTGGTTGACTCGAGGAGTGATCCCGCATAGAATTGATTTTTCCAAAGATCCAGAAAAGACGATTCGACTTGCAATCGAAACTTTGAAGAAAACGGGAAGGATCGAGGATGGGGATCAAGTTGTGATTCTGTCAGACATCATCGCGGGAGAGGATCGTGTGGAAACGATTCAGATTCGAGAAGTGAAGACATATTTTAATTCGGAAGTGGAAAAACTTTGA
- a CDS encoding DUF1761 domain-containing protein translates to MHPELHINFLAVLVAVFVNVIIGFLWYGPIFGKAWRKEMNIPLDFKPEQKEVLKAMGIMVIGAFCTAYVLFYTTNVWRASSWNAGEDQAAWVYGFYSGIYTWIGFYFPVFLNVVAFEGRSWRFFFISAGYNLIALQAVAMILSYWR, encoded by the coding sequence ATGCATCCAGAATTACATATCAACTTTTTAGCGGTGTTAGTTGCTGTCTTTGTCAACGTCATCATAGGATTCCTTTGGTACGGACCGATTTTTGGTAAGGCTTGGAGGAAAGAGATGAATATTCCTTTGGATTTCAAACCAGAACAAAAGGAAGTATTGAAAGCGATGGGGATCATGGTGATCGGTGCATTTTGCACCGCTTATGTTTTGTTTTACACTACGAACGTCTGGAGAGCCTCTTCTTGGAACGCAGGAGAAGATCAAGCCGCCTGGGTATATGGATTCTATTCCGGAATTTATACTTGGATTGGATTTTATTTTCCGGTTTTCCTCAATGTGGTCGCTTTCGAAGGCAGATCCTGGAGATTTTTTTTCATCAGCGCTGGTTATAACTTAATCGCTCTTCAAGCAGTTGCGATGATTCTTTCTTACTGGAGATAA
- a CDS encoding cytochrome oxidase — translation MLYMNTLIDTLLQQFIELFFYIIFGGISFAVVFIVSSLTITGFAFLFHWSRVNLMSKLQSIFQFLLLLFIIGALGNSLWYIFLREQFYHAADVLTYFVPVIPFHNLYVDYECGGYLFDGIQMWHLRLLWIAWAIPCYGIAIFLFLIYYKKRLKQS, via the coding sequence ATGCTTTATATGAATACTTTAATTGATACTCTTTTGCAACAGTTCATAGAATTATTTTTTTATATCATTTTTGGAGGAATTTCTTTCGCAGTCGTTTTTATAGTAAGTTCCCTTACCATAACAGGATTTGCCTTTCTGTTTCACTGGAGTAGAGTTAATTTAATGTCTAAATTACAAAGTATTTTCCAATTTTTACTTTTGCTTTTCATAATTGGCGCGTTAGGAAATTCTTTGTGGTATATTTTTTTAAGGGAACAATTTTATCATGCCGCCGATGTGCTGACTTATTTTGTTCCTGTTATACCCTTTCATAATCTATATGTCGATTATGAATGCGGAGGTTATTTGTTCGATGGAATCCAAATGTGGCATTTAAGATTGTTATGGATTGCTTGGGCTATTCCTTGTTATGGTATCGCGATATTTCTTTTTTTAATCTATTATAAAAAACGCTTAAAACAATCATAA
- a CDS encoding LBF_4227 family protein, whose protein sequence is MAKKRKSDSTEESYNTKRGNDLKSHFLALVDSILEYFQTLLLYGQKFLTKRFQAGIQAYIFLKIGFLFLAFGSLGFLGAFFVFLHRISGGDLLLSSLGVGAVSFFLSLFFLWLSASSFKIKDRS, encoded by the coding sequence ATGGCAAAAAAAAGAAAATCAGATTCCACAGAGGAATCGTATAACACGAAAAGAGGAAACGACCTCAAATCGCATTTTCTCGCTTTGGTAGATTCCATTTTGGAATACTTCCAAACCCTTCTTCTTTATGGACAAAAATTCTTAACGAAAAGATTTCAAGCGGGAATTCAAGCCTACATTTTTTTGAAGATCGGATTCCTCTTTCTTGCGTTTGGCTCTTTAGGTTTTTTAGGAGCCTTCTTTGTCTTTTTACATAGAATCTCAGGAGGAGACCTTCTACTCTCCAGCTTAGGTGTTGGTGCTGTGAGTTTTTTTCTCTCTCTTTTCTTTCTTTGGCTCTCAGCCTCTTCTTTTAAGATAAAGGATCGATCATGA
- a CDS encoding DUF883 family protein has translation MASKTEDFNEEVESLKDKAKKITGKAREEYLEHVSDFKEKIKQISGDTSERAKQIIDETGAYIKENPQKAALIGLGVGLGIGLLVGMLIRRK, from the coding sequence ATGGCATCCAAAACGGAAGATTTTAACGAGGAAGTGGAGTCTTTAAAAGACAAAGCAAAAAAAATCACCGGAAAAGCCCGCGAAGAATATTTGGAACACGTATCCGATTTTAAAGAAAAAATCAAACAAATCTCGGGTGACACTTCCGAAAGGGCTAAACAAATTATTGATGAGACCGGAGCTTATATCAAAGAAAATCCACAAAAGGCGGCGTTGATCGGCCTAGGAGTAGGACTTGGTATCGGACTACTTGTAGGAATGCTCATCCGCAGAAAATAA
- a CDS encoding 4a-hydroxytetrahydrobiopterin dehydratase produces the protein MSDLNKADLELFKQKGWEIRFRTEIPLLSKTFLFSTYLSGLEFVNSLAQIAEKLNHHPDLFLGYRKVTVEIFTHSKNTITDLDLLFAEEAETKYKDSEYYNF, from the coding sequence ATGAGCGATTTAAATAAAGCAGACTTGGAACTCTTTAAACAAAAAGGCTGGGAAATTAGATTTCGAACAGAAATTCCGCTATTATCTAAAACTTTTCTCTTTTCAACTTATTTAAGCGGGTTGGAGTTTGTAAATTCGCTTGCACAAATCGCTGAAAAATTGAACCATCATCCGGATCTTTTTTTAGGTTATCGAAAGGTTACGGTGGAAATTTTCACACATTCTAAAAATACAATCACCGATTTGGATCTTCTTTTTGCGGAAGAAGCCGAAACAAAATATAAGGATTCAGAATATTATAATTTTTGA
- a CDS encoding response regulator transcription factor, translating into MKTILVIEDDPDIGNLIRKSLDSAHYSTTLQTSGEEGLKFYKANHPDMVILDLSLPDIDGIEVCRTVRRNDENTPIFIVTARNEEIDRIMGLELGADDYITKPFSVRELKTRVDVFFRRWDKKAGIKPNVGASGEIIRGALKIDPVRRRVTLKDNIVNISRKEFDILQLMAASPGKVFSREMILEAVWGMEWDGFERMIDSHVKRIRSKLEKNSAQPEWIETIWGIGYRFTDNYDNIVIPD; encoded by the coding sequence ATGAAAACAATTTTAGTTATAGAAGATGATCCGGATATTGGAAATTTAATCCGAAAATCCTTGGATTCGGCTCACTATTCGACGACTCTACAAACAAGCGGAGAAGAAGGTCTTAAATTTTACAAAGCAAATCATCCTGACATGGTTATCTTAGATCTTTCTCTTCCAGACATAGACGGAATTGAAGTTTGTAGAACCGTTAGACGAAACGACGAAAATACTCCTATTTTTATTGTAACGGCAAGAAACGAAGAAATCGATAGAATTATGGGACTTGAGCTAGGAGCGGATGATTATATCACAAAACCATTTTCCGTTCGAGAACTGAAAACGAGGGTAGACGTATTCTTTCGCAGATGGGATAAAAAAGCGGGAATCAAACCGAATGTAGGTGCCAGCGGCGAAATCATTCGAGGCGCTTTGAAAATTGATCCGGTCCGCAGAAGAGTTACTCTTAAAGACAATATAGTAAATATTTCCAGAAAAGAATTCGATATTCTGCAACTGATGGCGGCTTCTCCCGGAAAAGTTTTTTCCAGAGAGATGATCTTAGAAGCGGTCTGGGGAATGGAATGGGATGGTTTTGAAAGAATGATCGATTCTCATGTTAAAAGAATTCGTTCTAAACTGGAAAAAAATTCAGCTCAACCAGAATGGATCGAAACGATCTGGGGAATCGGTTATAGATTTACTGACAATTATGATAACATTGTAATCCCAGATTAA
- a CDS encoding DUF4279 domain-containing protein translates to MSNPFTWAILSVNEDGLDSESATRELGLEPDFSTPIDVTDKEGKPLGFGHWQLHSTLSAEEPLEEHILQILEKVLPSRHKVKEFGTKHSLCLYVSVEFSDFSKQETEISSRILLLLGNLGIKLVFQPWQKE, encoded by the coding sequence ATGAGTAATCCATTTACTTGGGCAATTCTTTCTGTAAACGAAGATGGCCTTGATTCTGAATCTGCGACCCGTGAATTAGGTCTTGAACCGGACTTCAGTACTCCGATAGACGTCACCGATAAGGAAGGAAAACCTCTTGGCTTTGGTCATTGGCAATTACATTCTACTTTGAGTGCCGAAGAACCTTTAGAAGAGCATATCTTACAGATATTGGAAAAGGTATTGCCTTCGCGTCATAAGGTGAAGGAATTCGGAACCAAACATTCCCTTTGTTTATATGTTTCTGTAGAGTTTTCGGATTTTTCAAAACAAGAAACGGAAATTTCTTCTCGTATCCTTTTGCTTTTGGGAAATTTAGGAATTAAATTGGTCTTTCAGCCTTGGCAGAAAGAGTAG
- the epmA gene encoding EF-P lysine aminoacylase EpmA, which translates to MNELSQEILIQRAKFLSVLRRFFEKRNYLEMDTPCLKSVPSMEPYLDPFLVRSPSGKEKGYLITSPEYSLKEILSKGLERIYEITHTFRSGEEGSPFHSAEFLMLEFYTVGISLEGLMDFCTDLLEVLDQEFHSYGFDRNQIQRMSVEESLKRYAFCGISKSELDRVITEHALSEISPEKRAYEDSFFIVFLNLVEKHLPKGFTFLYDYPPELAALSKIRSGFAKRFELYFGNLELGNAFEELTDPIEQISRFHSERELRKNLGKEVYAIDSGLKRALQEGIPDSCGISIGLDRLLLCILGGSSLREVSPYYGKFLNL; encoded by the coding sequence ATGAATGAATTGAGCCAAGAAATTTTAATCCAGAGAGCTAAGTTTTTATCCGTTCTCCGAAGATTTTTTGAAAAAAGAAATTATTTAGAAATGGATACTCCTTGCTTAAAGTCCGTTCCTTCCATGGAACCTTATTTGGATCCTTTTTTAGTACGATCTCCTTCCGGAAAAGAAAAAGGATATTTGATTACTTCTCCCGAATATTCCCTTAAAGAGATATTATCCAAAGGACTGGAAAGAATATACGAAATTACTCATACGTTTCGTTCCGGAGAAGAAGGAAGTCCGTTTCATAGCGCCGAGTTCTTAATGCTCGAATTTTATACCGTTGGAATTTCACTCGAAGGTTTGATGGATTTTTGTACGGATCTTTTGGAAGTACTGGATCAAGAATTCCATTCTTATGGATTTGATCGAAATCAGATTCAAAGGATGTCCGTGGAAGAGTCTCTTAAGAGATACGCTTTTTGCGGAATTTCTAAATCGGAACTGGACAGAGTAATCACGGAACATGCGTTAAGCGAAATTTCTCCGGAAAAAAGAGCTTACGAAGATTCGTTTTTTATTGTATTCTTAAATCTTGTAGAAAAACATCTACCAAAAGGATTCACTTTTTTATACGACTATCCTCCGGAGTTAGCGGCTCTTTCTAAAATTCGGTCCGGTTTCGCAAAACGTTTCGAACTCTATTTTGGAAATTTAGAGTTGGGAAATGCATTTGAAGAATTGACCGATCCTATTGAACAGATTTCACGGTTCCATTCTGAAAGAGAACTGAGAAAAAATTTAGGAAAGGAGGTCTATGCAATCGATTCCGGTTTAAAACGAGCTCTTCAGGAAGGGATTCCGGATTCCTGCGGGATTTCGATTGGTTTGGATAGACTCCTTCTTTGTATTTTAGGAGGAAGTTCTTTGAGAGAAGTTAGTCCTTATTATGGTAAGTTTTTGAACTTATAG